The sequence below is a genomic window from Streptomyces sudanensis.
CGTCGCAGCGCGGGGCGGGCGGGACCCGGCGGACCGGGCGGGTACGGGCGGACCCGGCGGACCGAGAAGGCACGGGCGGACCGGGTGGGCCGGGAGGTACGAACGGATACGGGCGACCGGGCCGGGCCGGGCTCGCCCGCGCCGCTTCCGCGTCCCTCCCGGGGCCGTTCGGGAGGGTCCGGCCGTTCGCGCCGGGGCCCGCCGCCGGCTCTCCTCCCGGTCCGCCACCGGTGCCCGCGCGGGGCCGCCGGGGAGCGGGGCCTGTAGGGGCCGGGGCCGCGGGGGCGCGGGGGCGCCCCCGCCGGGAGCGGTTTTCCGCCGGGGCCGGGGTACGGCGGGCGCGGCGACCGTTACGCTCGGCGTCCATGCCCTTACGATGNGTNNNNGNCCNNCACGCCCCCGGCCCCCGTGCTCGGGCCGCCCGTCTACGTCGTCGGCGGCGGCCCCGGCGGGCTCGCGGCGGCGGCGGCGCTGCGCGGGCGCGGGGTGCGGGCGGTCGTCCTGGAGAAGTCCCCCGCCGTCGCCGCGTCCTGGCGCCGCCACTACGACCGGTTGCGGTTGCACACGACGCGCCGCATGTCCGCCCTGCCCGGCCTGCCGATGCCCCGGTCGTTCGGGCGCTGGGTGTCGCGCGACGACATGGTGCGGTACCTGGAGGAGTACGCGCGGAGGCACGGCCTGGAGGTCGTGACCGGCGTCGAGGTGGTCCGCATAGAGCGGGCGGCACCGGACGGGGGTGACGGGGACGGGGGCGGCGGCTGGGTGCTGCACGCCTCCGGCGGGCGGCGCCTGACCACGCGCGCGGTCGTCGTCGCGACGGGCGCCGCGCACGTCCCGGTGCTCCCCGCCTGGCCGGGCCGCGAGGAGTGGGCCGGCGACCTGCGGCACGCCGCCGCGTACCGCTCCCCCGCCCCGTACGCGGACAAGGACGTGCTGGTGGTCGGCGCCGGGAACAGCGGCGCGGAGATAGCCGTCGACCTGGCGGAGGGCGGTGCGGCACGGGTGCGGCTGGCCGTCCGCACCGCGCCGCACGTGGTGCGCCGTTCGGTCGCCGGCTGGTCCGCGCAGAGGACCGCGGTCCTGCTGCGGCGGTGGCCGGTGTGGGCGGCGGACCGGCTGTTGCGGGCGGTGCAGCGGGTGACGGTGCCGGACTTGTCGGCGTACGGGCTGCCGCGCCCGGGCACCGGCCCGTACGCGCGGCTGCGGCGGGACGGCTCGGTGCCGGTGCACGACACGGGGCTGGTCGACGCGGTGCGGCGCGGACGGGTGGAGCCGGTGGCCGCGGTGACCGGCTTCGGGGAGGACGGCGGGGTCGCGCTGGCGGACGGCTCGGTGGTGCACCCGGACGCGGTGATAGCGGCGACCGGTTACCAGGGTGCGCTGGAGGGCCTGGTGGGCCACCTGGGCGTACTGGACGCGGACGGCCGCCCGCGCGCACGGGGGGCGCGTGCGGCGGCGGAGGCGCCGGGCCTGTACTTCGTGGGCTTCGCCCGGCCGCTCGGCGGCCTGCTGCGGGAGCTGGCGGCGGAGGCACGGCGCGTGGCCCGCGCCATAGCGGCGACCCCGCAGCCCCCGGCCCCCTACGGGGTGCACGGCGGCCACGGCCCGGAGGGGAACCCCGAGGCCCTTCGAGCGGCCGGGGAGGCGGGCGCCGAGTCGGCGGACCGCCCCGAAGGGCCCCCGGACGTCCTTCCGCCCGGCGCTTTCCAGCCGGTCAGCCTGCCGCGCTGACGGCCGGCCGAACCCGCGTGGGCGCGCCCCGCCGGCCCCCGCGCGACGACCTCGTACCCGTACGGGGGCGGCGTGCCCGTACGAGTTCGGCACCGATACAGGGTGGGGATGGACGGCGTTCCCGTACGGGGCGGGGTGGGCNGCGTTCCCGTACGGGAGGGGCGGGCAAGCGGCGTTCCCGTACGGGGCAGCGCACCCCGGACCGGCGCGGACCGGCGCCCCGTGCTCCGGGGCCCGGACCGGGTTCGGGGTCCGGCAGCCGGAGGCCCCGGGGGCCGGAGGGCCGTGGCCCGGCAGCCGGAACCCGCAGTCCCCGCCGTCCGCCGTCCGGCGACCGGCGACCGGAAGGGCCGACGACTCACAGCCGCCGGCCGAAGGGCCGCAGCCGACAACCAGCGGCCAAGGGCCCGGAGCCGCCGGAACCGCAAGAGGCACCGGTGCCGGGAGAGCCCCCGCCCCCGCCGTTTCGGGCACCGGCGCCGGGAGAGCCTCCGCCTCCGCCGTTTCGGGCGCCGCCGTCCGAACCCGGCTACCCGAGCCCGCCGTCCGAACCACGCCGACCGAACCCCACCGCCTCGGCCCGCCGTCCGAACCACACCGACCGAACCCCACCGCCTCGGCCCGCCGTCCGAACCACACCGACCGAACCCCACCACCCGGATCCCGCCGTCCGAACCACACCGACCGAACCCCACCACCCGGATCCCGCCGTCCGAACCACACCGACCGAACCCCACCACCCAGGCCCACCGCCCCGGCCCGCCGTCCGGGCCCCGCCGGCCACTCGCCTCCCCTTTCCCCGTCCTCCCGCATCCCGACTTTCCGGACGGCGGAGCCGTCTTCCCTGAAATCCGAGGCGGGATACGGAGAAAAGGCACGGCCCGTTGCCGGAAAGGCATGACGGGGTTCGGGCCGCATTGACCGCGCACCGCCCGGCGGCGGGCGGGGGGCATTCCCGTCGTGGCCGACGGATGCCGGTATTCCCGGTACCGGCAGGAAAGCGCGCCGACCGACGGGGGTCCGGGCTTCGCACCGTTCCCCGGGGTTCCTTCCGTATTCGGCGGAGTGCCCGAAAGGCGGGGCGGAGGCCGGCAGAGTAGTTCACACGGATACGAGTCCCGTCTCCGCCCGCGGTGCGCCGCCCGCCGCCCGCCGGCTTCGAACAGCGCACGGCGGACGCTCGCGTCCCCGGCGTCCCGGCGAATTTCCCGGCTCACGTCCTCCTCCCGCTCCGGTACGCCTCCCGGACCGCCTCCGCCAGTCCGGGCGCCCAGGCCGCGGCGCCGCCGTCCGACGGCCAGACCAGCAGGAGGCGGTGGCGGGTGCCGGCGTCGGACAGCGGGGTGTAGGCCACTCCGACCGCCGGCGCGGGGAGCGGGTAGGCGGGCAGCACGCCGCGGACCCCGCAGACCAGCGCCGCCGCCTCGGCCTCGTCGGACGTCCGGCGCAGTTCGACGTCCACACCGGCGTGCCGCACGGCCGCCGTGAAGTGGCGGCGCAGGTCGGCGTGGCGGCGGCCTCCGACGAGCAGGCACAGTTCACCGGTCAGGTCGGCGAGGGAGAGCGAGGGGCGCCCGGCCAGCCGGTGGTCGGTCGCGGTGCCGATCAGCATGTCCTCCTCGGCGAGCACGGCGGACTCCAAAGGGCCGGGGAGGGGCCCGTCCAGCACGGAGGAGTGCCGCACCACGGCCAGGTCGAGGCGGTGCGTGCGGAAGAGGTCCGGCAGGGCGGCGCCGAAGGCCGCGGTCCGCGGGTCGGCGGCCGGCTCGCGGTACGCGTCGAGGAGGGTGCACGGCTCGACGGCGGATCGCGGGAGCAGGGCCCGGGCGTGGGCGGCCACCAGGGGGAGGACGGGGGTCGGGACCGTGCCGATGCGCAGGCGCTCCGTCGGCGGNCCGGCGGTGGCGGCGGGGTCCTCGTGCCGGCCGGCGGCCAGGAGGCGGTCGATCTTCGGGAGCAGTTCGTCGGCGCAGAGCAGCAGCAGCCGGCCGGCGGCGGTGAGGCGGGCCCCCTGGTGGTCGCGGCGGAGCACGACGAGCCCGGTCGCCCGCTCCAGGTGCTGGATGCGGCGGGTGACGCCGGCCTGGCTGACGCCGAGCGCGCGGGCCGCGCCGGCCAGGCTCCCCGTGTCGGCCACGGCCCGCAGCACCCGCAGGTCCTGGACCTCCACGTTCATGGCGATCCGGCGAGTGACAGCTCGCGGTGCGCGGCGGAGAGCAGCGAGACCAGCTTCGGCATCCGGGCGGCGACCCAGCTCTCCCTGCGGTAGGCCACCAGGTGGGTCACCCGCAGGTCCAGGTCGGCCACCGGGCGGCGCACCACGCCCGGTTGGACGGGGCGGTACGCCTGGGTCAGGGCGACGCAGCCCTGGTGGCGGATCACCGGGCAGCGGGGGCCGGCCACCGCGATGTCGTGGGTGATGCGCGGGGTGAACCCGTGGGGGGCGCAGATCCGGCGGAGCCACTCGTCGCAGGCGTCGGGGCCGGTGCACGAGATCCAGTCCTCGCACGCCAGGTCCGCCATGGTGAGCCGTTCGGCGACGGCCGGGGGGCGGCCGGCGGCCACCGCGAGCAGTACCGGGCTCTCGGCCCAGGGGACGTGCGCGATCGGGCCCTCGTCGGAGGGGAGGGGGCCCCTCACGGCCTGGTGGTCCCGCAGGGCGATGTCGATCTCCCCCTCCCGCAGCAGGCCCATCAGCTCGCGGCCGGAGGGCGCGGTGACGATCTGCACCCGCTCCTCGGACGGCAGCCGCCGCAGGGAGCGGAGGAGGGGTTCGTAGAACACGTTGCACGCCGTTCCGCCGATCCGCAGCGTCCGGCGGCGCAGCATGCGGTAGTCGCGCACCTGCTCACCGAAGTCGTCGAAGGAGCGGAGGATGGACTCCGCGTGGTCCAGGACGGCGCTGCCCAGGGGGGTGGGGCGGGTGCCGTGCTGGTCACGTTCGAACAGCGTCCCGCCGAACAGCTCCTCCAGCCTCCGGATCTGACGGCTCAGAGCGGGCTGGGGGAGCCCCAGGACCGTCGCGGCCTTGTTGAGGCTTCCGGTCTCGGAGACGACGCACAGCTGACGTAAGTGGCGGAATTGCAGGTCCATGTCAATAGTTAAGCCGCTTCCCGGAACCTTTGCCAGGGCTGGGACTCAACGCGTTCGATTTGCGGTTTTCATGTTCCCGAAAGTCACCGATGGTCCACCGGCGAACACGCTGCGCCGCACTGGCGGGAATTGCGCCGATGGCATAACCGCCCGGCATTACTCAACCCCGCGGCGGGCCGTCACCATTCCACTCATCGCCTCATGGGCCGCCGGCCCGACCGTGCGAGGGGGGCTCATCCACACCACTACTTGAGAGCGAATATGTTTGAGATTGAACCACTTACCGAGCGATGTCGCGGCCTATTGCCGGAAGCCGTTCACGTGTGCATCGGAGTCAGCCCTTTCAACAGCTACTTCAGCACACCGCGACTGCGGCGGCTGGCCGACTGGGCCCTGACGCGCTTTCCCGGCGTCCACTTCTTCGTGCCCGACGCGGCGGCCGCATACACCCTGGAGGCACTGGGGTACGACCCGGCCCGCGCCCGCCACAAGGCCCAGCGCCAGGGGCAGTACGTGCACAACAAGATCTGCACCGCCCTGCGCGCGGAGGGCGTGGAGCACCCCGAGGACCTGGTCCTGGGCATGGACCGGCTGCACGGCACGGCCCGCTACACGGAGCTGCTCGACGAGGCGCACCGCCGCTTCCACGAGGACGGGGACTTCCGCGCGGCCTGCCTGGACGCCTCGCACTGGGTGCTGGACCGGAAGCTGCCGCCGGGCACCGTGCCGACCGAGGAGCAACTGCGCGGCGCCGTCCGCTACTTCCTCGCCGAACTGCCGCTCTTCGTCGACTCCGGGGGCATCGCGGGCCACGGGCCGTCGTTCTTCGTCTACCACCAGCGGGTCGCCTTCCTGGAGCGCTTCTTCCGCCACGAGCTGAGCTGGCGGCCGGTGGACGGACAGGGCTTCCTGGTCGTCCGCGAGGCGGCGGGGGACGTCCCCGCGGCGGAGGAACCGGCCGCCCCCGTGCGGGAGGTGGCCCATGGGGTCGGCTGACGCCGGACGAGGAGGCGCCGCCCCGCCGGAGGACGCCGGGGCAGCCGCCCGGTCCGCCGGGAACGAGGCCCTGGACGACTACTCGCTGACCCCGGTGCCCGAGGAGGCCCGCCACTCCTGGTTCTCCGTGGCGGTGCAGCGCTTCGGGCAGGTCTCCTCCTTCCAGCAGTTCATGGTGGGGGCCGTACTGGGCTACGGCATGACGTTCACCGACGCGGTGATCGCCATCACCGTCGGCTCGGTGATGCTGGAGGTCGTCACC
It includes:
- a CDS encoding LysR substrate-binding domain-containing protein, giving the protein PPTERLRIGTVPTPVLPLVAAHARALLPRSAVEPCTLLDAYREPAADPRTAAFGAALPDLFRTHRLDLAVVRHSSVLDGPLPGPLESAVLAEEDMLIGTATDHRLAGRPSLSLADLTGELCLLVGGRRHADLRRHFTAAVRHAGVDVELRRTSDEAEAAALVCGVRGVLPAYPLPAPAVGVAYTPLSDAGTRHRLLLVWPSDGGAAAWAPGLAEAVREAYRSGRRT
- a CDS encoding LysR family transcriptional regulator, giving the protein MDLQFRHLRQLCVVSETGSLNKAATVLGLPQPALSRQIRRLEELFGGTLFERDQHGTRPTPLGSAVLDHAESILRSFDDFGEQVRDYRMLRRRTLRIGGTACNVFYEPLLRSLRRLPSEERVQIVTAPSGRELMGLLREGEIDIALRDHQAVRGPLPSDEGPIAHVPWAESPVLLAVAAGRPPAVAERLTMADLACEDWISCTGPDACDEWLRRICAPHGFTPRITHDIAVAGPRCPVIRHQGCVALTQAYRPVQPGVVRRPVADLDLRVTHLVAYRRESWVAARMPKLVSLLSAAHRELSLAGSP
- a CDS encoding NAD(P)-binding domain-containing protein — encoded protein: MLGPPVYVVGGGPGGLAAAAALRGRGVRAVVLEKSPAVAASWRRHYDRLRLHTTRRMSALPGLPMPRSFGRWVSRDDMVRYLEEYARRHGLEVVTGVEVVRIERAAPDGGDGDGGGGWVLHASGGRRLTTRAVVVATGAAHVPVLPAWPGREEWAGDLRHAAAYRSPAPYADKDVLVVGAGNSGAEIAVDLAEGGAARVRLAVRTAPHVVRRSVAGWSAQRTAVLLRRWPVWAADRLLRAVQRVTVPDLSAYGLPRPGTGPYARLRRDGSVPVHDTGLVDAVRRGRVEPVAAVTGFGEDGGVALADGSVVHPDAVIAATGYQGALEGLVGHLGVLDADGRPRARGARAAAEAPGLYFVGFARPLGGLLRELAAEARRVARAIAATPQPPAPYGVHGGHGPEGNPEALRAAGEAGAESADRPEGPPDVLPPGAFQPVSLPR
- a CDS encoding tRNA-dependent cyclodipeptide synthase, with product MFEIEPLTERCRGLLPEAVHVCIGVSPFNSYFSTPRLRRLADWALTRFPGVHFFVPDAAAAYTLEALGYDPARARHKAQRQGQYVHNKICTALRAEGVEHPEDLVLGMDRLHGTARYTELLDEAHRRFHEDGDFRAACLDASHWVLDRKLPPGTVPTEEQLRGAVRYFLAELPLFVDSGGIAGHGPSFFVYHQRVAFLERFFRHELSWRPVDGQGFLVVREAAGDVPAAEEPAAPVREVAHGVG